One genomic window of Diospyros lotus cultivar Yz01 chromosome 8, ASM1463336v1, whole genome shotgun sequence includes the following:
- the LOC127808965 gene encoding tetrahydroberberine oxidase-like, which produces MKTSPISLLLPIFILLLFPFPIPLEASPHAHGDFLQCLSLHSPNSTSISQVIYTPNNSSFSSILDFSIRNLRFASPSTPKPLVIVTPVHESQIQATVYCCKTHGIQIRVRSGGHDYEGLSYVSESPFVVVDLINLRSITIDAENKTAWVQTGATIGELYYRIAEKSKTLSFPAGACPTVGVGGHFSGGGFGALFRKYGLAADNIIDARIINADGDVLDRECMGEDLFWAIRGGGGASFGIITAWKLNLVDVTSTVTVFTVDRTLEQNATMLVHQWQSIGHALPENLLIAIFVRKANSTVRASFISIFLGEVDELIPLVEERFPQLGLRKEDCTEMSYIESALYVAEFPIGEPIDVLLDRTPLTRNYFKAKSDFVNEPISETGLEGIWERFYEGEAETAELIFSPDGGKMEEISESAIPYPHRAGTLYKIQYLVYWEEEGIKASERYIDWIRRLYSYMTPYVSKSPRAAYLNYRDLDIGVNNKGNTSYEQASVWGTKYFKGNFQRLVQVKTMVDPGNFFRSEQSIPPFTSKERKSKSKRKSIL; this is translated from the coding sequence ATGAAGACTTCTCCAATTTCATTACTCCTTCCAATTTTTATCCTCCTTCTGTTTCCGTTTCCAATTCCATTGGAAGCTTCACCTCACGCTCATGGAGATTTTCTTCAATGCCTTTCCCTTCACTCTCCCAACTCAACCTCAATCTCCCAGGTGATTTACACCCCAAACAACTCATCTTTCTCATCTATATTAGATTTCTCCATAAGAAATTTGAGATTCGCGTCGCCATCAACCCCAAAACCTCTGGTCATCGTCACCCCAGTTCACGAATCACAGATTCAGGCAACCGTCTACTGCTGCAAAACCCATGGAATCCAGATCAGAGTCCGAAGCGGCGGCCATGACTACGAGGGTCTTTCCTACGTTTCGGAGTCTCCTTTCGTTGTCGTCGATCTAATAAACCTCCGATCAATCACCATTGATGCTGAAAACAAAACTGCTTGGGTCCAAACCGGCGCCACCATTGGCGAACTTTACTACAGAATCGCCGAGAAAAGCAAAACTCTCTCCTTTCCGGCCGGCGCTTGCCCTACTGTGGGCGTCGGCGGCCACTTCAGCGGCGGAGGCTTCGGCGCGCTCTTCCGTAAATACGGCCTCGCCGCCGATAATATCATTGATGCTCGGATTATAAACGCTGATGGCGACGTTCTTGATCGGGAATGCATGGGGGAAGATCTGTTTTGGGCGATCAGAGGCGGCGGAGGCGCCAGCTTCGGAATCATTACAGCCTGGAAGTTGAATCTGGTCGACGTGACGTCGACTGTAACTGTTTTCACAGTCGACCGGACATTAGAACAGAACGCAACGATGCTGGTCCATCAATGGCAGAGCATTGGCCATGCTTTACCGGAGAATCTACTGATCGCAATCTTCGTAAGAAAGGCGAATTCTACAGTACGAGCTTCATTCATCTCCATATTCTTAGGCGAAGTTGATGAGCTGATTCCACTGGTCGAAGAGAGATTCCCACAATTGGGTTTAAGAAAAGAAGACTGCACCGAGATGAGCTATATCGAATCCGCGCTCTACGTTGCCGAATTTCCTATTGGAGAACCCATTGATGTCTTGCTGGACAGGACTCCTTTGACTAGAAATTACTTCAAAGCGAAATCGGATTTTGTGAACGAACCCATTTCGGAGACTGGACTGGAAGGGATCTGGGAAAGGTTTTACGAAGGAGAGGCCGAAACTGCGGAGCTGATATTCAGCCCAGATGGTGGGAAAATGGAGGAGATTTCAGAATCTGCAATTCCTTACCCGCACAGAGCAGGGACGCTGTACAAAATCCAGTACTTGGTTTACTGGGAGGAAGAAGGGATAAAAGCGTCCGAGAGGTATATAGATTGGATCAGGAGACTTTACAGTTACATGACTCCCTACGTTTCCAAGTCTCCCAGAGCTGCGTATCTCAATTACAGAGACCTTGACATCGGAGTGAACAACAAAGGGAACACAAGCTATGAGCAAGCAAGCGTTTGGGGTACTAAATATTTCAAGGGAAATTTCCAGAGACTGGTGCAGGTGAAGACGATGGTTGATCCTGGCAATTTCTTCAGGAGTGAACAGAGCATTCCCCCCTTCACATCGAAGGAGAGgaagagcaagagcaagagaaagAGCATTCTTTGA
- the LOC127808825 gene encoding berberine bridge enzyme-like 8, translated as MTTSTLVLLLVSTFLAAFLHPSSSWAASDSNLQAFIQCLDSHSDPSFPASPAVYTPNNSSYSSVLQAYIRNLRFNESFTPKPVLILTALHESHIQASIICGKAHGLQMKIRSGGHDYEGISYWSEVSFFILDLFNFRSINVSIEDETAWVQVGATLGEVYYRIAEKSKTHGFPAGVCPTVGVGGHISGGGYGNMMRKYGLTVDNVVDAQIIDVNGRLLDREAMGEDLFWAITGGGGSSYGVVLAYKIKLVAVPETVTVFRVERTLDQNATDLVYRWTEVADKLDQDLFIRLIIDVVNSSTTGEKTIRASFFTLFLGDSERLLSVMNQSFPELSLKKSDCTEMSWVESVLYYTSFPTGTPVNVLLSRTPQVLTHLKRKSDYLTKPIPKEGLEFIWKKMIELERPVLTFNPYGGKMAEISASAKPFPHRAGNICKIQYAANWDEDGKEEANYYVNLTRKLHEYMTPFVSKFPRQAFWNYRDLDLGINHNGRKSFAEAAGYGIKYFMGNYMRLVQIKTKVDPDNFFRNEQSIPVAPHARK; from the exons ATGACAACTTCAACTcttgtattattattagtttcAACATTCCTGGCAGCATTTCttcatccttcttcttcatggGCAGCTTCTGATTCTAACCTTCAGGCATTCATTCAGTGCCTCGACAGCCATTCCGACCCTTCTTTTCCGGCCTCGCCGGCCGTCTACACTCCCAACAACTCTTCCTATTCTTCTGTTCTTCAGGCTTACATTCGAAACCTCAGGTTCAACGAATCTTTCACCCCGAAACCAGTGCTCATTCTCACTGCATTGCACGAGTCCCACATCCAGGCCTCCATTATTTGCGGCAAAGCTCATGGCCTCCAGATGAAGATCCGAAGTGGCGGCCATGATTACGAAGGAATCTCGTATTGGTCTGAGGTTTCCTTCTTTATTCTTGACCTGTTTAACTTTAGATCCATCAATGTCAGTATAGAAGACGAGACCGCTTGGGTTCAAGTTGGTGCAACTCTTGGCGAAGTCTACTACCGAATCGCCGAGAAAAGCAAAACCCATGGCTTCCCCGCCGGAGTTTGCCCGACAGTTGGCGTTGGCGGCCACATTAGCGGCGGTGGAtatg GTAATATGATGAGGAAATACGGTCTCACGGTCGATAACGTTGTCGACGCACAAATAATCGACGTCAATGGCAGGCTTTTGGACCGAGAGGCCATGGGTGAGGACTTGTTCTGGGCCATCACCGGCGGCGGAGGATCCAGCTACGGAGTCGTTCTCGCCTACAAAATCAAACTGGTGGCTGTCCCCGAAACAGTGACTGTCTTCCGAGTCGAACGAACCCTAGACCAAAACGCCACCGACCTCGTTTATCGCTGGACGGAAGTGGCCGACAAGTTGGACCAAGATCTCTTCATCAGACTGATAATAGACGTCGTCAACAGCAGCACGACCGGGGAAAAGACGATCCGGGCGTCGTTCTTCACCTTGTTCCTGGGAGATTCCGAGAGGCTCCTCTCTGTAATGAACCAGAGCTTCCCCGAACTGAGTTTGAAAAAATCAGATTGCACTGAAATGAGCTGGGTCGAATCGGTTCTCTACTATACCAGCTTCCCCACCGGAACGCCGGTGAACGTTCTACTAAGCAGAACTCCCCAAGTTCTCACCCATCTGAAGAGGAAATCGGACTACTTGACCAAACCAATTCCAAAAGAAGGTCTGGAATTCATATGGAAGAAGATGATCGAGCTGGAACGACCGGTGCTAACGTTCAACCCCTACGGCGGGAAGATGGCGGAGATCTCGGCGTCGGCGAAGCCGTTTCCCCACCGCGCCGGAAACATCTGCAAAATCCAGTACGCCGCGAACTGGGACGAAGATGGCAAAGAGGAGGCAAACTACTACGTGAATCTGACGAGGAAGCTACACGAATATATGACTCCATTTGTGTCCAAGTTTCCGAGACAAGCTTTCTGGAATTACAGAGATCTTGACTTGGGGATCAACCACAACGGCCGGAAAAGCTTCGCCGAAGCGGCTGGTTATGGGATTAAGTATTTCATGGGGAATTACATGAGGTTGGTGCAGATAAAGACGAAGGTGGATCCTGATAATTTCTTCAGAAACGAGCAGAGTATTCCAGTCGCTCCACATGCAAGGAAATAA
- the LOC127808124 gene encoding tetrahydroberberine oxidase-like, with translation MMHKTRNKTSIQNLRFTSPSTPKPLVIVTPVEESQIQATVYCAKQHGLQIRVRSGGHDFEGLSYVSEVPFVILDLLNLRSISVDSENKTAWVQTGATIGELYYRIAQKSKTLGFPAGICPSVGVGGHFSGGGYGPLLRKYGFAADNIVDALIMDDSGNIRDRTSMGEDLFWAIRGSGGTSFGIVLAWKVKLVNVPPSVTVFTVYRTLEQNATKLVHQWQFVAHKFPDELFIEIAIMANSSANGNRTIRASFNCLFLGGSDELVELMHEKFPELGVTKQDCTEMSWIESVLYFAAYAGFPNGPLDVLLNRTYTGIIYFKAKSDYVQKPISVTGLEGIWKRIYEEDPLSAQIILIPYGGKMDRISEKAIPFPHRAGNLYKIVYIAGWLEGGTAASERHINWIRRFYSYMAPYVSKSPRAAYVNYRDLDIGVNHQGNTSYAQASIWGVKYFKGNFKRLAQVKSKVDPSNFFRNEQSIPPFTS, from the exons ATGATGCACAAAACCCGAAACAAG ACCTCCATTCAGAACCTGAGATTCACATCTCCCTCCACGCCCAAACCTCTGGTCATTGTTACGCCAGTAGAGGAATCCCAAATTCAGGCAACCGTCTACTGTGCCAAACAGCACGGCTTGCAGATCAGAGTTCGAAGTGGCGGACACGACTTTGAGGGTCTTTCATATGTTTCCGAGGTCCCCTTTGTCATTCTCGATCTGCTAAACCTTCGATCGATCAGTGTTGATTCTGAAAACAAAACTGCTTGGGTTCAAACAGGAGCCACTATCGGAGAACTATATTACAGAATTGCCCAGAAGAGTAAAACTCTAGGCTTTCCTGCTGGAATTTGTCCTTCGGTCGGTGTTGGTGGACACTTCAGTGGGGGAGGGTATGGCCCGCTACTCCGCAAATACGGCTTTGCTGCTGATAATATCGTCGATGCTCTGATAATGGACGATTCTGGCAACATCCGCGATCGAACATCCATGGGGGAAGACCTATTCTGGGCTATCAGAGGAAGTGGAGGAACTAGTTTTGGAATTGTTCTCGCGTGGAAAGTAAAGCTGGTCAATGTTCCCCCAAGTGTAACTGTTTTCACAGTTTACCGGACCTTAGAACAAAATGCAACCAAGCTTGTGCATCAGTGGCAGTTCGTTGCGCACAAGTTCCCCGATGAACTTTTCATCGAAATTGCAATCATGGCGAACTCAAGTGCGAACGGGAACAGAACAATTAGAGCTTCATTCAACTGCTTGTTCCTGGGTGGATCTGACGAACTCGTCGAGTTGATGCACGAAAAATTCCCAGAATTGGGTGTGACAAAACAGGACTGCACCGAGATGAGCTGGATTGAATCCGTGCTCTACTTTGCTGCCTATGCCGGCTTTCCTAATGGACCCCTTGATGTTTTGCTGAATAGGACGTATACGGGTATAATCTATTTCAAAGCAAAATCAGATTATGTGCAAAAACCCATCTCGGTGACAGGATTGGAAGGGATATGGAAAAGGATTTATGAAGAAGATCCCCTATCAGCTCAGATCATTTTGATCCCATATGGTGGCAAGATGGACCGGATTTCAGAAAAAGCGATCCCTTTCCCACATAGAGCCGGGAACCTGTACAAAATCGTCTACATTGCTGGGTGGTTGGAAGGAGGAACAGCTGCGTCCGAGAGGCACATAAATTGGATCAGAAGGTTCTACAGTTACATGGCTCCTTACGTTTCCAAGTCGCCGAGAGCTGCGTATGTCAATTACAGAGATCTTGACATCGGAGTGAACCACCAAGGAAACACAAGCTATGCACAAGCAAGCATTTGGGGTGTTAAATATTTCAAGGGAAACTTCAAGAGACTGGCACAAGTGAAGAGCAAGGTGGATCCTAGCAATTTCTTCAGGAATGAACAGAGCATTCCCCCTTTCACCTCTTAA